A stretch of Christensenellaceae bacterium DNA encodes these proteins:
- a CDS encoding ABC transporter permease: protein MKRHMLVKEAVREIWKSRNRFFSILGIVALGVGFFAGVKASCPDMKLTMKQYYEDTALSDLHLVSTYGFNDNDLKAIEEVSGVREMMSAYSVDTFVDSGERADTIVKVLSIKTSGAGEDENELNKPVLKEGRLPEKAGECVVEKNIHSPENFEIGQTVRLLAGKEDENLFDTLKVDEFTIVGIVESSSFISFDRGKAQIGDGEIDCFMMIPEQDFVLDVYTDVYLTMTDTAGKDPFEQPYKDAVAGAVATFEKVAEQREEAREGEIVNEAREKIDDGKKELADGKQTQQTELADAQKKIDDAQKELADAQAALDEKRNEYDTQIAKAQQELDDARSQTAEGNRQYQDGRRQYEDGRRQYKDGLAQFETQKQAAEQQLADLRKQAADLRAQIDDGQARIDEGRALISGVNGVVTGFENRFVPDLSYLPADVAAVIDASSALDALLPSGTLPSGVSVKTLLQSYVTLDPSDGAQAAQKSAIGSQLGSITAGAGGALDDLDAQLAPAKDGLAQLEAGISDGEAKLASAEKQLADSKQQLDDAKKTLDDSRAQLDAAEAQIASGQAELDRQKASGARQLADAQKKLDDGQQELNDARREYEEGKAESEREIADAQAKLDDAEQKLADVKKPVWYVWDRSNNPGYSSYQDDAEKVDAIASVFPLFFILVAALVCFTTMTRMVEEQRTQIGTLKALGYSSRTIMAKYLWYAITASVLGSIIGLTIGFTLFPKVVIDAYHLRYFMPDGLTPFHWDYAFWCTAVSIAVTGFSAWAAGYKVLREQPAQLMRPKAPPGGKRVLLEKWTWLWNKLTFTHKVTMRNIFRYKNRVLMTVIGIAGCTALMLTGFGLQYSIGSIVNKQFNEISVYDALGSLDDETTADDLSAIQQKVADTPGVKDEMLLYYKGLDVFDANGKKVSATAFVPEEPEEISNYVTLRTREDKQPLTLTDDGAVINEKLSKLLGLKVGDTFKITDADGNSAQAKVSGITENYAMNYVYMTPDYYARLFGSKPQSNMFAMDMEQGTDLSALSQTLLTYDHVQGLSYASDTTEQFADMVDSMNSIMLVIIISAGLLAFIVMYNLVNINVTERMRELATIKVLGFYDGEVSAYIYRENNISAVIGMAVGLVLGIFLEKFVVSTAEVDIVMFAPEIPWTAFVYAGALTLSFAFIVNFVLHFKLKKIDMVESMKSIE from the coding sequence ATGAAACGACATATGCTTGTAAAAGAAGCGGTGCGCGAAATATGGAAAAGCCGCAATCGTTTCTTTTCTATTTTAGGGATCGTCGCGCTGGGCGTCGGGTTTTTTGCCGGCGTCAAGGCGAGCTGCCCCGACATGAAGCTGACGATGAAGCAGTATTACGAGGATACTGCCCTTAGCGATCTTCATCTTGTTTCCACATACGGTTTTAATGATAACGATTTAAAGGCGATCGAAGAGGTCTCGGGCGTAAGGGAAATGATGAGCGCATATTCGGTCGACACGTTTGTGGATTCGGGCGAGCGCGCGGATACCATCGTAAAAGTGCTGTCCATTAAAACGTCAGGGGCAGGCGAGGATGAAAACGAGCTTAATAAGCCTGTGCTCAAAGAAGGCAGGCTGCCTGAAAAAGCGGGCGAATGCGTGGTGGAAAAGAACATCCATTCGCCGGAAAATTTTGAAATCGGGCAGACGGTCAGGCTGCTGGCAGGCAAAGAGGACGAAAATCTTTTTGATACGCTCAAGGTGGACGAATTCACCATCGTAGGGATCGTGGAATCGTCTTCTTTTATTTCCTTTGACCGTGGCAAGGCGCAGATCGGCGATGGGGAAATCGATTGTTTCATGATGATTCCAGAGCAGGATTTTGTATTGGACGTGTATACGGACGTATACCTGACGATGACGGACACTGCGGGGAAAGACCCTTTCGAGCAGCCGTACAAGGACGCGGTGGCCGGTGCGGTGGCAACCTTTGAAAAAGTCGCGGAGCAGCGCGAGGAAGCGCGCGAGGGCGAGATCGTAAACGAAGCGCGGGAGAAGATCGACGACGGAAAAAAGGAATTAGCGGACGGAAAACAAACGCAGCAAACGGAGCTTGCGGACGCGCAAAAGAAAATAGACGACGCGCAAAAAGAGCTGGCGGACGCTCAGGCGGCCTTGGATGAAAAGCGGAACGAATACGATACGCAGATCGCAAAGGCGCAGCAAGAGCTTGACGATGCGCGCTCGCAGACGGCGGAGGGGAACCGTCAATACCAGGACGGCCGGAGGCAATATGAAGACGGCCGGAGGCAATACAAAGACGGGCTCGCGCAGTTTGAGACGCAAAAGCAGGCGGCGGAGCAGCAGCTCGCGGATTTAAGGAAGCAGGCGGCGGATTTGCGGGCGCAAATCGACGACGGCCAGGCGCGCATCGATGAGGGACGTGCGCTCATCTCCGGCGTCAACGGTGTGGTCACGGGCTTTGAAAACCGGTTCGTGCCGGACTTATCTTACCTGCCGGCAGACGTTGCCGCCGTGATCGACGCTTCTTCCGCGCTGGACGCGCTGCTGCCGTCGGGAACGCTGCCCAGTGGCGTAAGCGTCAAAACGCTGCTGCAAAGCTATGTGACGCTCGATCCGTCAGATGGCGCGCAGGCGGCGCAAAAGTCGGCCATCGGCTCGCAGCTCGGCAGTATCACGGCAGGGGCGGGGGGCGCGCTCGACGATCTGGACGCGCAGCTCGCGCCCGCCAAAGACGGGCTCGCGCAGCTTGAGGCGGGTATCAGCGACGGAGAAGCTAAGCTGGCGTCCGCGGAAAAGCAATTGGCGGACAGCAAGCAGCAGCTTGACGACGCCAAAAAGACGCTGGATGATTCGCGCGCGCAATTAGACGCGGCGGAGGCGCAGATCGCCTCCGGACAGGCGGAGCTTGACAGGCAGAAAGCTTCGGGCGCGCGGCAGCTTGCGGACGCGCAGAAAAAGCTTGACGACGGGCAGCAGGAACTGAATGACGCCCGCAGGGAATATGAGGAGGGCAAGGCGGAATCCGAGCGGGAAATCGCGGACGCCCAAGCGAAGCTTGACGACGCGGAGCAAAAGCTCGCGGACGTGAAAAAGCCAGTCTGGTATGTTTGGGACAGAAGCAACAACCCGGGCTACTCCAGCTATCAGGACGACGCGGAAAAGGTGGACGCGATCGCCTCGGTATTTCCATTGTTCTTTATTCTGGTGGCGGCGCTCGTCTGCTTCACGACCATGACGCGCATGGTGGAGGAGCAGCGCACGCAGATCGGCACGTTAAAGGCGCTGGGGTATTCCAGCCGGACGATTATGGCAAAATACCTGTGGTACGCCATCACGGCGAGCGTACTCGGCAGTATCATAGGGCTTACGATCGGCTTTACGCTGTTTCCTAAAGTAGTGATCGATGCCTACCATTTGCGCTATTTTATGCCCGATGGCTTAACGCCTTTCCACTGGGATTACGCTTTTTGGTGCACGGCCGTATCCATCGCGGTAACGGGCTTTTCCGCATGGGCGGCAGGGTATAAGGTGCTGCGGGAACAACCGGCGCAGCTCATGCGTCCCAAGGCGCCGCCGGGCGGCAAACGCGTGCTGCTCGAAAAATGGACGTGGCTGTGGAACAAGCTTACCTTTACGCATAAGGTAACGATGCGCAATATCTTCCGCTACAAAAACCGCGTGCTGATGACGGTCATCGGTATCGCCGGATGTACGGCGCTTATGCTCACGGGCTTCGGATTGCAGTATTCCATCGGTTCGATCGTAAATAAGCAGTTCAACGAGATTTCCGTATACGACGCGCTCGGGTCTTTGGATGACGAAACGACGGCGGACGACCTTTCCGCTATTCAGCAAAAAGTCGCGGATACGCCGGGCGTGAAAGACGAAATGCTGCTTTATTACAAAGGGCTTGACGTTTTTGACGCGAACGGGAAAAAGGTGAGCGCCACCGCGTTTGTGCCGGAAGAACCGGAGGAGATCAGCAACTACGTCACATTGCGTACGCGCGAGGATAAACAGCCGCTTACGCTCACGGACGACGGGGCGGTCATCAATGAAAAGCTCTCAAAGCTGCTCGGGCTGAAAGTGGGCGATACGTTCAAAATAACGGATGCGGACGGTAACAGCGCGCAGGCAAAGGTAAGCGGCATTACGGAAAACTACGCGATGAACTACGTCTACATGACGCCGGATTATTACGCGCGGCTTTTTGGCAGCAAGCCGCAGAGCAATATGTTCGCGATGGATATGGAGCAGGGAACGGACCTTTCCGCGCTTTCGCAAACGCTGCTTACGTACGACCATGTGCAAGGGCTTTCATACGCGAGCGATACGACGGAGCAGTTCGCGGACATGGTGGACAGTATGAACAGTATCATGCTGGTAATCATCATCTCGGCGGGTCTGCTGGCCTTTATCGTCATGTACAACCTCGTCAATATCAACGTGACGGAGCGCATGCGCGAGCTTGCGACCATCAAGGTGCTCGGTTTTTACGATGGAGAGGTATCCGCCTATATCTACCGCGAGAACAATATTTCGGCGGTAATCGGCATGGCGGTGGGTTTGGTGCTGGGCATATTCTTAGAGAAATTCGTCGTCAGTACGGCGGAGGTAGACATCGTCATGTTCGCGCCCGAAATCCCGTGGACGGCTTTCGTATATGCGGGCGCGCTCACGCTGTCCTTTGCTTTCATTGTGAATTTCGTGCTGCACTTTAAGCTGAAAAAGATCGACATGGTGGAATCCATGAAATCGATCGAATGA
- the uvrB gene encoding UvrABC system protein B, translating to MNKFELHSKYAPAGDQPKAIDELVRGIEDKKRAQVLLGVTGSGKTFTMANVIARTQRPALILAHNKTLAAQLASEFREFFPNNAVEFFVSYYDYYQPEAYVPGRDLYIEKDSSVNDEIDKMRHSATSALLERKDVIVIASVSCIYSIGAPEDYGNLAVALREGMEYPRENLLEKLVSINYTRNDTDMSRGTFRVRGEVVEIFPMGTSERAVRVEYFGDEIEQISEIDALTGKKLTKEKYVIIFPASHYAMEHEKVLAHIPDIKKDMLAQVKMFKEEGKLLEAERIAQRTMYDMEMLKELGYCSGIENYSRYFDGRRPGEPPYTLMDYFPDDYLLFVDESHVTLPQVRAMYNGDRARKQMLVDYGFRLPSAFDNRPLQFAEFNARINQAIYVSATPAEYERDLADGKVVEQIVRPTGLLDPAIEIRKTQGQLDDLLGEIGEVAERGRRVLVTTLTKRLAERLTEYYTEMGIRVKYMHSDIDTLERIEIVRGLRLGEFDVLVGINLLREGLDIPEIELVAILDADKEGFLRNETSLIQTIGRAARNAQGRVILYADTITRSIKAAVSETERRRALQKEYNEKHGITPTSISKEVSEALAISQKADEEDAIKNLSREERGMRIDILTQQMKQAAAELEFEVAAKLRDMIEELQKKKK from the coding sequence ATGAACAAGTTTGAATTGCATTCCAAATACGCGCCCGCCGGCGACCAGCCAAAGGCGATCGACGAGCTGGTGCGCGGAATAGAAGACAAAAAGCGCGCGCAGGTACTTTTGGGCGTTACGGGCAGCGGGAAAACGTTTACCATGGCAAACGTCATCGCGCGTACGCAGCGGCCCGCGCTGATTTTGGCGCACAACAAGACGCTCGCGGCGCAGCTGGCGAGCGAGTTTCGGGAATTCTTCCCCAACAACGCGGTGGAATTTTTTGTTAGTTATTATGATTATTATCAGCCGGAGGCTTATGTGCCAGGGCGCGACCTGTATATCGAAAAGGATTCGAGCGTCAACGACGAAATAGACAAGATGCGCCATTCGGCAACGTCCGCGCTTTTGGAGCGCAAGGATGTGATCGTGATCGCGAGCGTATCGTGTATCTATTCCATCGGCGCACCTGAGGACTACGGGAACCTCGCGGTAGCGCTGCGGGAGGGGATGGAATATCCGCGCGAAAATTTGCTTGAGAAGCTGGTGTCCATCAATTATACGAGAAACGATACCGATATGTCGCGCGGCACGTTCCGCGTACGCGGCGAGGTGGTGGAGATATTCCCCATGGGTACGAGCGAGCGCGCGGTGCGCGTGGAATATTTCGGCGACGAGATCGAGCAGATCTCGGAGATCGACGCGCTCACGGGCAAAAAGCTCACCAAAGAAAAATACGTCATCATCTTTCCCGCGTCACATTACGCGATGGAGCACGAAAAGGTGCTCGCGCACATTCCCGACATCAAAAAGGACATGCTTGCGCAGGTTAAGATGTTCAAGGAAGAGGGCAAGCTGCTGGAGGCGGAGCGTATCGCCCAGCGTACCATGTACGACATGGAGATGCTAAAGGAGCTGGGGTATTGCTCGGGTATCGAAAACTATTCGCGCTATTTTGACGGCCGCAGGCCGGGCGAGCCGCCGTATACGCTGATGGACTATTTTCCGGACGATTATTTGCTGTTCGTGGACGAATCGCATGTAACGCTGCCGCAGGTGCGCGCCATGTACAACGGAGACCGCGCCCGCAAGCAGATGCTGGTGGATTACGGCTTCCGCCTGCCGTCCGCGTTTGACAACCGTCCGCTTCAGTTTGCGGAATTCAATGCGCGGATAAACCAGGCGATATACGTGTCGGCAACGCCCGCGGAGTATGAACGGGATCTGGCGGACGGAAAAGTGGTGGAGCAGATCGTCCGTCCGACAGGGCTACTCGACCCTGCGATCGAGATACGCAAAACGCAGGGGCAGCTTGACGACCTGTTAGGCGAGATCGGCGAGGTCGCCGAGCGGGGCAGGCGCGTGCTGGTGACGACGCTTACCAAGCGGCTGGCGGAGCGGCTGACGGAATATTATACGGAAATGGGGATCCGCGTCAAATATATGCACTCGGATATTGATACATTGGAGCGTATCGAGATCGTGCGCGGGCTGCGATTAGGGGAATTCGACGTACTGGTGGGTATTAATCTGCTGCGCGAGGGGCTGGACATACCGGAGATCGAGCTGGTGGCCATCCTCGACGCGGACAAGGAAGGCTTTTTGCGCAACGAAACGTCGCTCATACAAACCATCGGGCGCGCCGCGCGTAACGCGCAGGGCCGCGTGATCCTGTACGCGGATACCATCACGCGTTCCATCAAGGCGGCGGTAAGCGAGACGGAGCGCCGCCGCGCGTTGCAGAAAGAATATAACGAAAAGCACGGCATTACACCGACGTCCATCTCAAAAGAGGTGAGCGAGGCGCTTGCCATCTCGCAGAAAGCGGACGAGGAAGACGCGATCAAAAACCTCTCGCGGGAAGAGCGCGGCATGCGTATCGATATTCTGACGCAGCAGATGAAGCAGGCGGCCGCGGAGCTGGAGTTCGAGGTTGCGGCCAAGCTGCGCGACATGATCGAGGAACTGCAAAAGAAGAAAAAATAA
- a CDS encoding stress responsive protein, translating into MIKHIVCFKLKDPSPKNCERARDVLLSMDGKVELLRGIEVGIDFLHSERSYDLILEVLLDDEAALEAYQQHPYHVSVVKKHMHSVRKASVAVDYYLD; encoded by the coding sequence ATGATCAAGCATATCGTATGTTTCAAATTAAAGGACCCGTCGCCCAAAAACTGCGAGCGGGCCAGGGATGTACTGCTTTCCATGGATGGCAAGGTGGAGCTTTTGCGCGGCATCGAGGTGGGGATCGACTTTTTACATTCCGAGCGTTCCTATGACCTCATTTTAGAAGTGCTTTTGGATGATGAAGCGGCGCTTGAAGCCTACCAGCAGCATCCATACCATGTCAGCGTGGTCAAAAAACACATGCACAGCGTACGAAAGGCAAGCGTCGCCGTGGATTATTACCTTGACTAA
- a CDS encoding exopolysaccharide biosynthesis protein, with protein sequence MNRLLLGNTDNLERKIYLWNIIGSMANALASVILLFVVTRVLGANDAGIFTLANSTALMMLTIGFYEMRAFQATDVKGVYSFSDYLMSRFVTVAAMVAASFFFVFAGGYTHEKAAVMLLLCIYKVFDALEDVFHGLYQQQGRLDVAGRSLSLRVLLSTAAFVIVLLATRSLIGSCVAAIIAAAAGFMLFNLTIFRHFYGGAFHWNKKAVFTLLWVCLPMFLGSFMLVYINNAPKYAIDTYLSFENNDYQAYFGYLFMPSFVINLFSTFIFRPMVTPMAQAWADHDRSRLTRIIGKLLAAIVCLTIAGVAVGYFFGVPILSWFYGIDLSSYRAELLILVLGGGCNAVVTLMFYGITVLRKQKLLVVGYGATLVLALVISNILVSSYGLMGASAAFLISMAVLALLFFIIFIVCYKKESRKMDLLGAQ encoded by the coding sequence ATGAACAGGTTATTACTAGGCAATACCGACAATCTGGAACGGAAGATTTACCTTTGGAATATCATCGGCAGTATGGCAAACGCGCTCGCGTCCGTCATATTGCTTTTTGTGGTGACGCGCGTTTTGGGGGCGAACGACGCGGGGATTTTTACGCTCGCCAATTCCACCGCCCTCATGATGCTCACCATCGGCTTTTACGAGATGCGCGCTTTCCAGGCGACGGACGTCAAGGGCGTTTATTCTTTCAGCGACTACCTGATGTCGCGCTTTGTGACGGTCGCGGCTATGGTTGCCGCCAGCTTTTTCTTTGTTTTCGCGGGCGGTTATACGCATGAAAAAGCCGCCGTGATGCTGCTTTTGTGTATCTATAAGGTGTTCGACGCTTTGGAAGACGTATTCCACGGCCTCTACCAGCAGCAGGGCCGGCTCGACGTCGCGGGACGTTCGCTTTCGCTGCGCGTGCTGCTTTCCACGGCCGCGTTCGTCATCGTGCTGCTCGCGACCCGTTCCCTCATAGGCTCGTGCGTTGCCGCGATCATCGCGGCGGCCGCCGGTTTCATGCTTTTCAACCTCACGATCTTCCGTCATTTTTACGGCGGCGCTTTCCATTGGAACAAAAAAGCGGTATTCACGCTTTTATGGGTATGCCTGCCCATGTTTTTGGGCTCGTTTATGCTGGTATACATCAACAACGCGCCCAAATACGCGATCGATACGTATCTGTCGTTTGAAAACAACGACTACCAGGCATACTTCGGCTACCTGTTCATGCCCTCGTTTGTCATCAATTTGTTCAGTACGTTCATTTTCCGGCCGATGGTCACCCCCATGGCGCAGGCGTGGGCCGACCATGACCGCAGCAGGCTTACGCGAATCATCGGCAAACTGCTGGCCGCCATCGTTTGCCTTACCATCGCGGGCGTGGCCGTCGGTTACTTCTTTGGCGTTCCCATCCTGTCCTGGTTCTATGGCATAGACCTTTCTTCTTACCGCGCCGAGCTTTTGATCCTTGTGCTGGGCGGCGGGTGCAACGCGGTCGTGACGCTGATGTTCTACGGCATTACCGTACTGCGCAAGCAAAAGCTGCTCGTCGTCGGCTATGGCGCGACGCTTGTATTGGCGCTCGTTATTTCCAATATCCTCGTTTCGTCCTATGGCCTGATGGGCGCGTCGGCCGCTTTCCTGATTTCGATGGCCGTACTCGCGCTGCTGTTCTTTATCATTTTTATCGTCTGCTATAAAAAGGAATCGCGCAAAATGGATCTCTTAGGCGCGCAGTAA
- a CDS encoding macrolide ABC transporter ATP-binding protein — protein sequence MQSFVTAQGIYKRYCMGEVTITASDGVDFTIEKGDFCVIVGSSGAGKTTMLNILGGMDTCDEGLLLVDGNRVSEYNSRQLTEYRRYDIGFVFQFYNLVQNLTAKENVELATQICPNPRDAQEVLREVGLAHRLDNFPAQLSGGEQQRVSIARALAKNPKLLLCDEPTGALDSETGKTILKLLQDTCREKNMTVVVVTHNHAITPMADRIIKMKNSKVKEVILNDHPTPVEEIEW from the coding sequence ATGCAAAGCTTTGTAACGGCACAGGGAATTTACAAAAGATACTGCATGGGCGAGGTAACCATTACTGCCTCGGACGGCGTTGATTTTACCATAGAAAAAGGCGATTTTTGTGTGATCGTAGGCTCTTCGGGCGCGGGGAAAACGACCATGCTCAACATCTTAGGGGGCATGGATACGTGCGACGAGGGTCTTCTTTTAGTGGACGGCAACAGGGTGAGCGAATACAATTCGCGCCAATTGACGGAATACAGGCGTTATGACATCGGGTTCGTGTTCCAGTTTTACAACCTGGTGCAGAACTTAACGGCCAAGGAAAACGTGGAGCTGGCGACGCAGATCTGCCCAAACCCGCGCGACGCGCAGGAAGTGCTGCGCGAGGTCGGCCTTGCGCACAGGCTGGATAATTTTCCGGCGCAGCTTTCGGGCGGGGAGCAGCAGCGCGTTTCCATTGCGCGCGCTCTCGCGAAAAACCCCAAGCTTTTGCTGTGCGACGAGCCTACGGGCGCGCTCGATTCGGAGACGGGCAAAACGATCTTAAAGCTTTTGCAGGATACCTGCCGTGAAAAGAACATGACGGTGGTGGTAGTCACGCACAACCACGCGATCACGCCCATGGCGGACCGTATCATCAAAATGAAAAACAGTAAGGTGAAGGAGGTCATACTAAACGACCATCCGACGCCGGTGGAAGAGATAGAGTGGTAA
- the uvrA gene encoding UvrABC system protein A: protein MDYLHIKGAREHNLKNIDLTLPRDKFIVITGLSGSGKSSLAFDTIYAEGQRRYVESLSSYARQFLGQMEKPDVDLIEGLSPAISIDQKTTARNPRSTVGTVTEIHDYLRLLYARAGEVYCTKCGKKISRQTVDQMVDQVMKNPEGSKLMILAPVIRAKKGEHKKVLEDLAREGFVRALVDGQTRELDEEIKLEKQKKHTIAAVIDRIIVKPDSAGRVTDSIETALRMTGGLVIVKNMETGEEKLMNENFACADCGVSIEELTPRMFSFNSPFGACPQCTGLGMLLKIDPDLIVPDKTKTLREGAVKASGWNFGAVGTIAKNYLDAMMKRYKFDMDTPYEDLPDEVKHALLYGTNGEKLRVEYDGMGGAGYYNAAFEGIVPNLERRYQETTSEYMKGEIESYMVETPCPVCHGQRYKPETLAVKIGDKNIAELSDMSIRAAREYINHVKLDNKQKMIAQRVMKELNARFDFLINVGLDYLTLSRAAGTLSGGEAQRIRLATQIGSGLMGVLYILDEPSIGLHQKDNDKLLKTLKGLRDLGNTLIVVEHDEETMLNADYIVDIGPGAGAHGGKVVAQGTPRQIMENKKSITGQYLSGERLIRIPAKVRKPKQWITVKGARENNLRDIDVAFPTGVITVVTGVSGSGKSTLVNHILKKASMQKFYHSKDRPGKHKAIEGLEYVDKVVDIDQSPIGRTPRSNPATYTGMFDMIRDLFAMTQDAKARGYQKGRFSFNVKGGRCEACRGDGIIKIEMHFLPDVYVPCEVCKGQRYNRETLEVRYKGKNIFEVLDMTVEEAYKFFENIPRIASKLKVLMDVGLSYIRLGQPSTTLSGGEAQRVKLATHLSKKQTGNTLFILDEPTTGLHMDDVKKLVKVLNRLADKGNTVVVIEHNLDVIKSADYIIDMGPDGGDKGGMVIAKGTPKEVAANKKSYTGQYLKRIFDNATPEHYLQPKKKK from the coding sequence ATGGACTACTTGCACATCAAGGGCGCGCGCGAGCATAACCTGAAGAACATCGACTTAACGCTCCCGCGCGACAAATTCATCGTGATTACCGGCCTTTCGGGCAGTGGAAAATCGTCGCTCGCGTTCGATACCATCTACGCCGAGGGACAGAGGCGGTATGTGGAATCTCTCTCGTCGTACGCGCGGCAGTTTTTGGGGCAGATGGAAAAACCGGATGTGGACCTGATCGAGGGACTTTCGCCCGCCATTTCCATCGACCAGAAAACGACCGCCCGCAACCCGCGTTCCACGGTGGGCACGGTCACGGAAATACACGACTACCTGCGCCTTTTATACGCGCGGGCAGGTGAGGTGTACTGCACCAAATGCGGCAAGAAAATATCCCGCCAGACGGTAGACCAGATGGTCGACCAGGTCATGAAAAATCCGGAGGGCTCTAAGCTGATGATCCTCGCGCCCGTGATCCGCGCGAAAAAAGGCGAACACAAAAAGGTGCTGGAGGATCTCGCCAGGGAGGGCTTCGTGCGCGCCTTAGTGGACGGACAGACGCGCGAACTGGACGAGGAAATTAAGCTTGAAAAACAGAAAAAACACACGATCGCGGCGGTCATCGACCGTATCATCGTAAAGCCGGACAGCGCGGGGCGCGTGACGGATTCCATTGAAACGGCACTGCGTATGACGGGCGGACTGGTTATCGTCAAAAATATGGAGACCGGCGAAGAAAAGCTGATGAACGAGAATTTTGCCTGTGCGGACTGCGGCGTGAGCATCGAGGAACTGACCCCGCGTATGTTTTCGTTCAACAGCCCGTTCGGCGCGTGTCCGCAGTGTACGGGGCTGGGCATGCTGCTGAAAATAGACCCTGACCTCATCGTACCGGACAAGACCAAGACGCTGCGCGAGGGCGCGGTCAAGGCGTCGGGCTGGAATTTTGGCGCAGTGGGCACCATCGCCAAAAATTACCTCGACGCGATGATGAAACGCTACAAGTTTGATATGGATACGCCGTACGAGGATTTGCCGGACGAGGTGAAACACGCGCTTTTATATGGCACGAACGGTGAAAAGCTGCGCGTGGAATACGACGGCATGGGCGGCGCGGGCTATTACAACGCCGCTTTCGAGGGTATCGTGCCCAATTTGGAGCGCCGCTACCAGGAGACGACGTCCGAATACATGAAAGGCGAGATCGAAAGCTATATGGTGGAAACGCCGTGTCCCGTGTGTCACGGGCAGCGTTATAAGCCGGAAACGCTTGCCGTTAAAATCGGAGACAAAAATATCGCGGAGCTTTCGGATATGTCCATCCGCGCAGCGCGCGAATATATCAATCATGTGAAGCTGGACAACAAACAGAAAATGATCGCGCAGCGCGTGATGAAAGAATTAAACGCGCGCTTCGACTTTTTGATCAACGTGGGGCTTGACTACCTGACGCTGTCGCGCGCGGCGGGAACGCTCTCAGGCGGCGAAGCGCAGCGTATCCGGCTCGCGACGCAGATCGGAAGCGGACTGATGGGCGTGCTTTACATTCTGGATGAGCCGAGCATCGGACTGCACCAAAAGGACAACGACAAGCTTTTAAAAACCCTGAAAGGGCTGCGCGACCTTGGAAATACGCTGATCGTGGTCGAGCATGACGAGGAAACAATGCTAAACGCGGATTACATCGTGGATATTGGGCCGGGCGCGGGCGCGCACGGCGGCAAGGTCGTCGCGCAGGGTACGCCCAGGCAGATCATGGAAAACAAGAAGAGTATCACCGGCCAATACCTGTCGGGGGAAAGGCTCATCCGCATTCCCGCAAAGGTGCGAAAGCCCAAGCAGTGGATCACAGTCAAAGGCGCGCGGGAAAATAATCTGCGCGACATCGACGTAGCTTTCCCCACGGGCGTGATCACGGTGGTGACGGGCGTGTCGGGAAGCGGCAAGAGCACGCTTGTGAACCATATCCTGAAAAAAGCCTCCATGCAGAAGTTTTACCATTCCAAGGACAGGCCGGGCAAGCATAAGGCCATCGAGGGCCTTGAATATGTGGATAAGGTCGTGGACATCGACCAGTCGCCCATCGGGCGCACGCCGCGTTCCAATCCGGCGACGTATACGGGTATGTTCGACATGATCCGCGATCTTTTTGCCATGACGCAGGACGCCAAGGCGCGCGGTTACCAGAAAGGCCGTTTTTCTTTCAACGTCAAGGGCGGACGCTGCGAGGCGTGCAGGGGCGACGGAATCATCAAGATCGAGATGCATTTTTTGCCGGACGTATACGTGCCGTGCGAGGTGTGCAAGGGACAGCGATACAACCGTGAGACGCTGGAGGTGCGCTATAAGGGCAAGAATATTTTCGAAGTGCTGGACATGACGGTAGAGGAAGCGTACAAGTTCTTTGAAAACATCCCGCGTATCGCAAGCAAGCTTAAAGTGCTGATGGACGTGGGCCTTTCGTATATCAGGCTGGGGCAGCCCTCGACGACGCTGTCGGGCGGCGAGGCGCAGCGCGTCAAGCTGGCGACACACCTTTCCAAAAAGCAGACGGGCAATACGCTGTTCATCCTCGACGAGCCAACGACAGGCCTGCACATGGACGACGTCAAAAAACTGGTTAAGGTCTTAAACCGCCTGGCGGACAAGGGAAACACGGTGGTGGTCATCGAGCATAACCTTGACGTGATCAAGAGCGCGGACTACATCATCGACATGGGGCCGGACGGCGGCGACAAGGGCGGAATGGTGATCGCCAAGGGTACGCCCAAAGAGGTCGCGGCGAATAAAAAAAGCTATACGGGGCAGTACTTAAAGCGTATTTTTGATAACGCCACCCCCGAGCACTATTTGCAGCCGAAAAAGAAAAAGTAA